From Burkholderia sp. WP9, a single genomic window includes:
- a CDS encoding SDR family NAD(P)-dependent oxidoreductase — translation MSESRLLDGKVAVISGGASPRGIGMATARKFAAHGARIAIFDLDEKAAIEAAASIGPEHRGYACNVTDRGACQAAVERTVADFGSIDILINNAGITQAAKLLDIDPESWDRILDVNLRGVLYLSQAVVPQMKKQKSGSIGCMSSVSAQRGGGILGGPHYSAAKAGVLGLAKAMARELGNDGIRVNCVTPGLIQTDINAGKISDDKRVEILAGIPLNRLGVPDDVAGAFLFLASDLSSYITGAVIDVNGGMLIHG, via the coding sequence ATGTCAGAGTCACGTCTTCTCGACGGCAAGGTCGCCGTCATTTCCGGCGGCGCGTCGCCGCGCGGCATCGGCATGGCGACCGCCCGCAAATTCGCCGCTCACGGCGCGCGTATCGCCATTTTCGATCTGGACGAAAAGGCCGCAATCGAAGCCGCCGCTTCGATCGGGCCGGAGCATCGCGGCTATGCGTGCAACGTCACCGATCGCGGCGCATGCCAGGCCGCCGTCGAGCGCACCGTCGCCGATTTCGGTTCGATCGATATCCTGATCAATAACGCCGGTATCACCCAGGCGGCCAAGCTGCTCGACATCGACCCGGAGAGCTGGGATCGCATTCTCGACGTCAACCTGCGCGGCGTGCTGTATCTGTCGCAAGCGGTCGTGCCACAAATGAAGAAACAGAAGAGCGGCTCGATTGGCTGCATGTCGTCGGTGTCGGCGCAGCGCGGCGGCGGCATTCTCGGCGGCCCGCATTACTCCGCGGCCAAAGCCGGAGTACTCGGTCTCGCGAAAGCGATGGCGCGCGAACTCGGCAACGACGGCATCCGCGTGAACTGCGTGACCCCGGGCCTGATCCAGACCGACATCAACGCCGGCAAGATCAGCGACGACAAGCGCGTCGAGATTCTCGCGGGCATTCCGTTGAATCGCCTCGGCGTACCCGACGACGTGGCCGGCGCATTCCTGTTCCTCGCGTCGGACCTGTCGTCGTATATCACCGGCGCGGTGATCGACGTGAACGGCGGGATGCTCATTCACGGCTGA
- a CDS encoding TRAP transporter substrate-binding protein, with protein sequence MTTRSNAPQGISRRTFLKAGATLSAAVPLWSVSRRAMAAPEFSYKLATGQDPTHPVNIRAQEAINHIREATNGRLDIKLFPQNQLGSDTDLLSQVRNGGVEFFNQASSILATLTPAAGIVNTGFAFKDYDAVWKAMDGDLGNYIRAQIAKSGIVSVSKVWDNGFRQISSSTRALRAPADLKGFKIRVPQAPMLTSLFKALDAGPAPINFNELYSALQTGVVEGQENPLPIIATAKLYEVQKYISLTSHVWDGYWILGNRAAWERLPADIRTIVTREFEKAAMLQRADIAKLSSSLRDDLKTKGITFIDVDRESFRGALAKTSFYHDWKSKYGDEAWSLLEKSVGKLG encoded by the coding sequence ATGACTACCCGTTCGAACGCCCCGCAGGGCATCAGCCGCCGCACCTTTCTGAAAGCCGGCGCCACCTTGTCCGCAGCCGTGCCTTTGTGGAGCGTCTCGCGACGCGCCATGGCCGCGCCCGAGTTTTCGTACAAGCTCGCCACCGGCCAGGATCCGACTCATCCGGTGAATATCCGCGCCCAGGAGGCGATCAATCACATTCGTGAAGCGACCAACGGCCGCCTCGATATCAAGCTGTTTCCGCAGAACCAGCTCGGCTCCGACACCGACCTGCTTTCTCAAGTGCGCAATGGCGGCGTGGAGTTCTTCAACCAGGCGTCGTCGATTCTCGCGACCCTCACGCCGGCTGCGGGCATCGTCAACACCGGTTTCGCGTTCAAGGACTACGACGCGGTGTGGAAAGCGATGGACGGCGATCTCGGCAATTACATTCGCGCGCAGATCGCCAAGTCCGGCATCGTGTCGGTCAGCAAGGTGTGGGACAACGGCTTCCGGCAGATCAGTTCGTCCACCCGTGCGCTGCGTGCGCCCGCCGATCTGAAGGGCTTCAAGATCCGCGTGCCTCAGGCGCCGATGCTGACGTCGCTCTTCAAGGCACTCGATGCGGGCCCGGCGCCGATCAACTTCAACGAACTATATTCGGCCCTGCAGACCGGCGTGGTGGAAGGCCAGGAGAATCCACTGCCGATCATCGCCACCGCCAAGCTCTATGAAGTGCAGAAGTACATCAGCCTCACGTCGCATGTGTGGGACGGTTACTGGATTCTCGGCAACCGCGCCGCGTGGGAACGGCTGCCGGCGGATATCCGCACCATCGTCACGCGCGAATTCGAAAAGGCCGCGATGCTGCAACGCGCGGACATCGCCAAGCTGAGCAGTTCGCTGCGCGACGATCTGAAAACCAAGGGCATTACTTTCATCGACGTGGATCGCGAGTCATTCCGCGGCGCGCTGGCCAAGACGAGCTTCTACCACGACTGGAAGAGCAAATACGGCGACGAAGCCTGGAGCCTGCTGGAGAAGTCCGTCGGAAAACTGGGGTGA